One region of Methanobrevibacter wolinii SH genomic DNA includes:
- a CDS encoding ABC transporter permease, whose amino-acid sequence MLYFIRNKTIHFIVLMIAVAIFSFILIDLSPIDPVNIYLQQSAVSEAQRAALEQYWGVGQPITTKIWNWLINLLHGNLGTSLIYRIPVSQVILEKFEASIVLMAISWIISGLIGFLLGVVAGKNRGTWIDKLVKFYCYILQSAPSFWIGLLILIIFGVELAWFPVGLGVPIGIMESNVTIWQWLARLVLPVLTLSLVGVAPIAMYTRNELVEVLSSDYILFAKARGESGWPLIERQALRNILLPALTLQFLSFSELFGGAVLVEQVFSYPGIGQTAVAAGLQSDVPLLLGIVLISAIFVFLGNLIADILYYFVDPRIKENESFDVKY is encoded by the coding sequence ATGCTTTATTTTATTCGAAATAAAACGATACATTTTATTGTATTGATGATTGCTGTAGCTATTTTTAGTTTTATTCTTATAGATTTATCACCTATTGATCCTGTTAATATTTATCTTCAACAGTCTGCAGTAAGTGAAGCTCAACGAGCAGCACTTGAGCAATATTGGGGTGTAGGTCAACCAATTACTACTAAAATTTGGAATTGGTTAATTAATTTATTACATGGAAATTTAGGTACTTCTTTAATTTATCGTATACCTGTTTCTCAAGTTATCCTTGAAAAATTTGAAGCATCAATAGTTTTAATGGCAATTTCTTGGATTATCAGTGGTTTAATTGGATTTTTACTTGGTGTTGTAGCAGGTAAAAATAGAGGTACTTGGATTGATAAGCTTGTTAAATTTTATTGTTATATATTACAGTCTGCACCTTCATTTTGGATTGGTTTACTTATATTGATAATATTTGGTGTAGAATTAGCTTGGTTCCCTGTTGGTCTTGGAGTTCCTATAGGAATTATGGAATCTAATGTAACAATATGGCAATGGTTAGCAAGGTTAGTGCTTCCAGTATTAACTTTAAGTCTTGTAGGTGTTGCTCCTATTGCAATGTATACTAGAAATGAATTAGTTGAAGTTTTATCATCTGATTATATATTATTTGCAAAAGCAAGGGGAGAATCTGGTTGGCCATTAATTGAAAGACAAGCATTAAGAAATATATTACTTCCAGCATTAACTCTTCAATTTTTATCATTTAGTGAATTATTTGGTGGTGCAGTGCTTGTTGAACAAGTATTTTCTTATCCAGGTATTGGACAAACTGCTGTAGCAGCAGGTCTTCAAAGTGATGTTCCTCTTTTACTTGGTATCGTTCTTATAAGTGCAATATTTGTATTTTTAGGAAATCTTATTGCAGATATTTTATATTACTTTGTAGATCCAAGAATTAAAGAAAATGAATCATTTGATGTAAAATATTAA